One window from the genome of Micromonospora aurantiaca ATCC 27029 encodes:
- a CDS encoding branched-chain amino acid aminotransferase: MSGGDMLDFEIRPNPAPVSAADRAALLANPGFGRVFTDHMVTIRYAEGKGWYDARLEARAPIPMDPAAAVLHYAQEIFEGLKAYRTGDAVTMFRPEANAARFAASARRLAMPELPEATFVESLRRLVEIDQAWIPEHEDASLYLRPFMFASEVFLGVRPANEYLYCVIASPAGAYFAGGVKPVTVWVSPDYTRAAPGGTGAAKCGGNYAASLAAQAEAIEAGCDQVVFLDAVERRYVDELGGMNVFFVYDDGSIVTPPLGGTILPGITRDAILTLAAEAGHEVREAPVAFDDWRADAASGRLREVFACGTAAVITPIGGVRFPDGEFLIGGGEPGRATMALRQKLVDIQRGRAADPYGWVTRVL; encoded by the coding sequence ATGAGCGGTGGTGACATGCTCGATTTCGAGATCCGTCCGAATCCCGCGCCGGTATCCGCCGCCGACCGGGCCGCCCTGCTGGCGAACCCGGGCTTCGGCCGGGTCTTCACCGATCACATGGTCACCATCCGCTACGCCGAGGGCAAGGGCTGGTACGACGCCCGCCTGGAGGCGCGCGCGCCGATCCCGATGGACCCGGCCGCGGCGGTGCTGCACTACGCGCAGGAGATCTTCGAAGGGCTGAAGGCGTACCGCACCGGTGACGCGGTGACGATGTTCCGTCCCGAGGCCAACGCGGCCAGGTTCGCCGCGTCGGCGCGCCGGCTGGCCATGCCGGAGCTGCCGGAGGCGACGTTCGTGGAGTCGCTGCGCCGGCTGGTCGAGATCGACCAGGCGTGGATTCCCGAGCACGAGGACGCCAGCCTCTACCTGAGGCCGTTCATGTTCGCCAGCGAGGTCTTCCTCGGTGTGCGCCCGGCCAACGAATACCTCTACTGCGTGATCGCCTCGCCGGCCGGTGCGTACTTCGCCGGTGGCGTGAAGCCGGTGACGGTGTGGGTCTCGCCGGACTACACCCGGGCCGCGCCCGGCGGCACCGGCGCGGCCAAGTGCGGCGGCAACTACGCCGCCTCGCTCGCCGCGCAGGCCGAGGCGATCGAGGCGGGCTGCGACCAGGTGGTGTTCCTGGACGCGGTCGAGCGGCGGTACGTCGACGAGCTGGGCGGCATGAACGTCTTCTTCGTCTACGACGACGGCAGCATCGTCACCCCGCCGCTGGGCGGCACGATCCTGCCGGGCATCACCCGCGACGCGATCCTCACCCTCGCCGCCGAGGCCGGGCACGAGGTGCGGGAGGCGCCGGTCGCCTTCGACGACTGGCGGGCCGACGCGGCGAGCGGCCGGCTGCGCGAGGTGTTCGCCTGCGGCACCGCCGCCGTGATCACCCCGATCGGCGGCGTGCGCTTCCCCGACGGCGAGTTCCTCATCGGCGGCGGCGAGCCGGGCCGGGCCACGATGGCGCTGCGGCAGAAGCTCGTCGACATCCAGCGCGGGCGTGCCGCCGACCCGTACGGCTGGGTCACCCGGGTCCTCTGA
- a CDS encoding FAD:protein FMN transferase — MRIEHRRAHWADEQPRTRWVDQSAFRPTHPDLHLGATNHRVERSGAAASGRISVRHTVTTSTADYTMLLNAPEWFGHRAVSEALRDAVAELRAVDLTYGPNRPDSLVSRLRRDEISPDSYPPLADLIDLCAAMRAATDGWFDAWAVPGGFDPGGLLGGWAVERAAARLRAAGIHDYAVLSGADLTVRGHAAHGGPWRVAVHHPTDTRRTPVVLEMTTGAVGTSGVTGRRGHVIDPHTGEPTDRLVAATVLGPNLAVADAYATALYAAGPAGLAWFRHDTDYRPLFAHHRR; from the coding sequence ATGCGGATCGAGCACCGGCGGGCCCACTGGGCGGACGAGCAGCCACGTACCCGCTGGGTCGACCAGTCCGCGTTCCGCCCGACCCACCCGGACCTGCACCTGGGCGCCACGAACCACCGCGTCGAGCGGTCCGGTGCTGCGGCGTCCGGCCGGATCAGCGTCCGCCACACCGTCACCACCTCGACCGCCGACTACACCATGCTCCTCAACGCGCCGGAGTGGTTCGGCCACCGGGCGGTCAGCGAGGCGCTACGCGACGCCGTCGCCGAGCTGCGCGCCGTCGACCTCACCTACGGCCCGAACCGGCCGGACAGCCTCGTCTCCCGGCTGCGCCGCGACGAGATCAGTCCCGACTCGTACCCCCCGCTGGCCGACCTGATCGACCTCTGCGCCGCGATGCGGGCGGCGACCGACGGCTGGTTCGACGCCTGGGCCGTGCCGGGCGGCTTCGACCCGGGCGGCCTGCTCGGCGGCTGGGCGGTGGAACGGGCCGCGGCGCGGTTGCGCGCCGCCGGCATCCACGACTACGCCGTGCTCAGCGGCGCCGACCTGACGGTACGCGGGCACGCCGCCCACGGCGGCCCGTGGCGCGTCGCCGTGCACCACCCCACCGACACCCGCCGGACACCTGTCGTGCTGGAGATGACGACGGGCGCGGTCGGCACCTCGGGCGTCACCGGCCGGCGGGGGCACGTCATCGACCCGCACACCGGCGAGCCGACCGACCGGCTCGTGGCCGCCACCGTGCTCGGCCCGAACCTCGCAGTCGCCGACGCCTACGCCACCGCCCTGTACGCCGCCGGACCGGCCGGGCTGGCCTGGTTCCGTCACGACACGGACTACCGCCCGCTGTTCGCGCACCACCGGCGCTGA
- a CDS encoding endonuclease/exonuclease/phosphatase family protein translates to MPRPARAGTRGGRLATAAYWLAVAPVAAWALVRLTGLEHGPLVQAVAFTPYAAAVAPVVAVAALALRRRTPAVVAVLAALALIGAVAPRAVPGDRPAADGPTLRLLTANLRLGSADPAALVDLVRTRRVDVLTVQELTPPLAAELDRLGLAELLPHRSLTPEVGSTGSGVYARHPLRDTGHRRNKGFFFTQAYVTVTVPGAPPLRVESAHPAAPYAPHVVPDWWTDQRAQPPATPDGGLSVLAGDFNATLDHAALRDLIATGYTDAADAAGAGFGGTWGPYDGDPIPPVTIDHVLVDRRIAVRAARTYPVPGSDHRALLAELRLPAG, encoded by the coding sequence ATGCCGCGACCAGCCCGGGCCGGCACCCGGGGCGGCCGCCTGGCCACCGCCGCATACTGGCTCGCCGTCGCACCGGTCGCCGCGTGGGCGCTGGTACGCCTGACCGGGCTGGAACACGGTCCGCTGGTGCAGGCGGTCGCGTTCACGCCGTACGCCGCCGCCGTGGCCCCGGTCGTGGCGGTGGCGGCACTCGCCCTGCGGCGCCGCACCCCGGCGGTGGTCGCGGTCCTGGCCGCGCTGGCGCTGATCGGCGCGGTGGCGCCCCGTGCGGTCCCCGGCGACCGGCCCGCCGCCGACGGGCCGACGCTGCGGCTGCTCACCGCCAACCTGCGCCTCGGCTCGGCCGACCCGGCGGCGCTCGTGGACCTGGTCCGGACTCGGCGGGTCGACGTCCTCACGGTGCAGGAGCTCACCCCGCCGCTGGCGGCCGAGCTGGACCGGCTCGGCCTGGCCGAGCTGTTGCCGCACCGGTCGCTGACCCCCGAGGTCGGCTCGACCGGCTCCGGCGTGTACGCCCGGCACCCGCTGCGCGACACCGGTCACCGGCGCAACAAGGGCTTCTTCTTCACCCAGGCGTACGTCACGGTGACCGTCCCGGGTGCGCCACCGCTGCGGGTGGAGTCGGCGCACCCGGCCGCGCCGTACGCCCCGCACGTGGTGCCGGACTGGTGGACCGACCAGCGCGCCCAGCCGCCTGCCACCCCGGACGGCGGGCTGAGCGTGCTGGCCGGCGACTTCAACGCCACGCTCGACCACGCGGCGCTGCGGGACCTGATCGCCACCGGCTACACCGACGCGGCGGACGCGGCCGGGGCGGGGTTCGGCGGCACCTGGGGCCCGTACGACGGCGACCCGATCCCGCCGGTCACCATCGACCACGTCCTCGTGGACCGGCGCATCGCGGTGCGCGCCGCCCGCACCTACCCGGTGCCGGGCAGCGACCACCGCGCGCTGCTGGCCGAGCTGCGCCTGCCGGCCGGGTGA
- the ilvC gene encoding ketol-acid reductoisomerase, whose translation MSVEVFYDDDADLGLIQGRKVAVIGYGSQGHAHALSLRDSGVDVVIGLPAGSKSRPKAEEQGLRVLTPAEAAAEADVIMILAPDTAQRGLYAEAIAPNLAAGKALFFGHGFNIRYGLIKPPADVDVAMVAPKGPGHLVRRQYVDGKGVPCLVAVEQDPSGNAFGLALAYAKAIGGTRAGAIRTTFTEETETDLFGEQAVLCGGAAALVQTGFEVLTEAGYAPEVAYFECLHELKLIVDLMYEGGIARMRYSISDTAEYGDLSRGPRVIDSRVKDEMRKILGEIQSGEFAREWVAEDEAGRPNFAKWRAEGAAHPIEETGQKLRAMMSWVDRPITETA comes from the coding sequence ATGAGCGTTGAGGTGTTCTACGACGACGACGCCGACCTGGGCCTGATCCAGGGCCGCAAGGTCGCCGTGATCGGGTACGGCAGCCAGGGCCACGCGCACGCGCTGTCGCTGCGCGACTCCGGCGTCGACGTGGTGATCGGCCTGCCCGCCGGCTCGAAGAGCCGGCCGAAGGCCGAGGAGCAGGGCCTGCGGGTGCTCACGCCCGCCGAGGCGGCGGCCGAGGCCGACGTGATCATGATCCTGGCGCCGGACACCGCCCAGCGTGGTCTCTACGCCGAGGCCATCGCGCCGAACCTGGCCGCGGGCAAGGCGCTGTTCTTCGGCCACGGCTTCAACATCCGGTACGGCCTGATCAAGCCCCCGGCCGACGTGGACGTGGCGATGGTCGCCCCGAAGGGCCCCGGTCACCTGGTCCGCCGCCAGTACGTCGACGGCAAGGGCGTGCCCTGCCTGGTCGCGGTCGAGCAGGACCCCAGCGGCAACGCGTTCGGCCTGGCCCTGGCGTACGCCAAGGCGATCGGCGGCACCCGGGCCGGCGCGATCCGGACCACGTTCACCGAGGAGACCGAGACCGACCTGTTCGGCGAGCAGGCGGTGCTGTGCGGTGGCGCGGCGGCGCTGGTGCAGACCGGTTTCGAGGTGCTCACCGAGGCCGGCTACGCGCCCGAGGTGGCCTACTTCGAGTGCCTGCACGAGCTGAAGCTGATCGTCGACCTGATGTACGAGGGCGGCATCGCCCGCATGCGCTACAGCATCTCCGACACCGCCGAGTACGGCGACCTGTCCCGTGGCCCGCGCGTCATCGACTCGCGGGTCAAGGACGAGATGCGCAAGATCCTCGGCGAGATCCAGTCCGGCGAGTTCGCCCGCGAGTGGGTGGCCGAGGACGAGGCCGGCCGGCCGAACTTCGCCAAGTGGCGGGCCGAGGGCGCGGCGCACCCGATCGAGGAGACCGGGCAGAAGCTGCGGGCCATGATGAGCTGGGTCGACCGGCCGATCACCGAGACCGCCTGA
- the cimA gene encoding citramalate synthase, producing the protein MTFQVYDTTLRDGAQREGLTYSVVDKLAVARLLDDLGVGFIEGGWPGAVPKDTEFFRRARTELELRHAILVAFGATRKAGLAVEDDPQVRGLLDARTPAVALVAKADLRHVERALRTTAEENLAMIRDTVSYLVAQGRRVFVDGEHCFDGFRFDPGYTAAVAETALAAGAERFVLCDTNGGMLPSQVTAVVEQLVARTGIAPERLGMHAQNDTACAVANTIAAVEAGVRHVQGTANGYGERPGNADIFAIVANLQLKLGMPVLPEGCLEQMVRVSHAISEIANIAPDTHQAYVGAAAFAHKAGLHASAIKVDPLLYNHVEPAVVGNDMRILVTEMAGRASIELKSRELGLDLAGHPDALSRVTGRVKELEADGWSFEAADASFELLVRSELPDAAPARPFALESYRVIVEHREDGAVVSEATVKIRVRGERVIATAEGNGPVNALDEALRVGLARHYPELREFELADYKVRILEGSHGTGAVTRVLVETAGAGRDWTTVGVHPNVVEASWHALVDALTYGLDRARVPGGSAA; encoded by the coding sequence ATGACGTTCCAGGTGTACGACACGACGCTGCGCGACGGCGCGCAGCGCGAAGGGCTCACGTACTCGGTGGTCGACAAGCTGGCGGTGGCCCGCCTGCTCGACGACCTCGGAGTCGGCTTCATCGAGGGCGGCTGGCCGGGCGCGGTGCCGAAGGACACCGAGTTCTTCCGCCGCGCCCGCACCGAGCTGGAGCTGCGGCACGCGATCCTGGTCGCCTTCGGGGCCACCCGCAAGGCCGGCCTCGCGGTCGAGGACGACCCGCAGGTGCGCGGCCTGCTCGACGCCCGGACCCCGGCCGTGGCCCTGGTCGCCAAGGCGGACCTGCGGCACGTGGAGCGCGCGCTGCGCACCACCGCCGAGGAGAACCTCGCCATGATCCGCGACACCGTGTCGTACCTGGTGGCGCAGGGGCGGCGCGTCTTCGTCGACGGGGAGCACTGCTTCGACGGGTTCCGGTTCGACCCGGGCTACACCGCCGCCGTGGCGGAGACCGCGCTGGCCGCCGGCGCCGAGCGGTTCGTGCTCTGCGACACCAACGGCGGCATGCTGCCCTCCCAGGTCACCGCCGTGGTCGAGCAACTGGTGGCGCGGACCGGCATCGCGCCGGAACGACTCGGCATGCACGCCCAGAACGACACCGCCTGCGCGGTCGCCAACACCATCGCCGCGGTCGAGGCGGGCGTCCGGCACGTGCAGGGCACCGCCAACGGGTACGGCGAGCGCCCCGGCAACGCCGACATCTTCGCGATCGTCGCGAACCTCCAGCTCAAGCTGGGCATGCCCGTCCTACCGGAGGGCTGCCTGGAACAGATGGTGCGGGTCTCGCACGCCATCTCCGAGATCGCCAACATCGCCCCCGACACCCACCAGGCCTACGTCGGGGCCGCCGCCTTCGCTCACAAGGCGGGGCTGCACGCGAGCGCGATCAAGGTCGACCCGTTGCTCTACAACCACGTGGAACCCGCTGTGGTGGGCAACGACATGCGGATCCTGGTGACCGAGATGGCCGGCCGGGCCAGCATCGAGCTCAAGAGCCGCGAGCTCGGTCTGGACCTGGCCGGCCATCCGGACGCCCTGTCCCGGGTCACCGGGCGGGTCAAGGAGCTGGAGGCCGACGGCTGGTCGTTCGAGGCCGCCGACGCCTCGTTCGAGCTGCTGGTCCGCTCCGAGCTGCCGGATGCCGCGCCGGCCCGGCCGTTCGCGCTGGAGTCGTACCGGGTGATCGTCGAGCACCGCGAGGACGGCGCGGTGGTCTCCGAGGCGACGGTGAAGATCCGGGTACGCGGCGAGCGGGTGATCGCCACCGCCGAGGGCAACGGCCCGGTCAACGCGCTGGACGAGGCGCTGCGTGTCGGCCTGGCCCGGCACTACCCGGAGCTGCGCGAGTTCGAGCTGGCCGACTACAAGGTGCGCATCCTGGAGGGCAGCCACGGCACCGGCGCTGTCACGCGCGTACTCGTGGAGACCGCCGGCGCCGGCCGCGACTGGACCACAGTGGGCGTGCACCCGAACGTGGTCGAGGCGAGCTGGCACGCCCTGGTCGACGCGCTCACCTACGGCCTGGACCGGGCCCGGGTGCCGGGCGGGAGCGCGGCCTGA
- a CDS encoding 3-isopropylmalate dehydrogenase encodes MAHIAVVAGDGIGPEVVAQARKVLDAVVPGIEATEYDLGAARYHRTGEVLPDSVLDELAGHDAILLGAVGDPTVPPGVLERGLLLKLRFAFDQYVNLRPSRLWPGVAGPLAAVKPGEVDLVVVREGTEGLYAGAGGALHRDTPAEVATEESLNTRHGVERVIRDAFARAGRRERRKVTLVHKTNVLTHAGSLWARAFAAVAAEHPDVTTEYQHIDAAAMFLVTNPSRYDVVVTDNLFGDILTDIAAAVTGGIGLAASGCINPEGRYPSMFEPVHGSAPDIAGQGVADPVAAVLSAALLLDQLGHADAAARVTAAVGTELAGRTPGTPLRTEEVGDRLAAYAVA; translated from the coding sequence GTGGCACACATCGCGGTGGTGGCCGGCGACGGCATCGGACCCGAGGTGGTCGCGCAGGCCCGCAAGGTCCTCGACGCGGTGGTGCCCGGGATCGAGGCCACCGAGTACGACCTGGGCGCGGCGCGCTATCATCGCACCGGCGAGGTGCTGCCCGACTCCGTCCTCGACGAGCTGGCCGGTCACGACGCCATCCTGCTGGGCGCGGTGGGCGACCCGACCGTGCCGCCGGGTGTGCTGGAGCGCGGTCTGCTGCTGAAGCTCCGGTTCGCCTTCGACCAGTACGTCAACCTGCGCCCGTCCCGGCTCTGGCCCGGCGTGGCCGGTCCGCTCGCGGCGGTCAAGCCCGGCGAGGTCGACCTCGTGGTGGTCCGCGAGGGCACCGAGGGGCTGTACGCGGGCGCCGGCGGCGCGCTGCACCGGGACACCCCGGCCGAGGTGGCCACCGAGGAGAGCCTGAACACCCGGCACGGCGTCGAGCGGGTGATCCGCGACGCGTTCGCCCGCGCCGGCCGCCGGGAGCGGCGCAAGGTCACGCTCGTGCACAAGACGAACGTGCTCACCCACGCCGGGTCGCTCTGGGCGCGCGCCTTCGCCGCGGTGGCCGCCGAGCACCCGGACGTGACCACGGAATACCAGCACATCGACGCCGCAGCGATGTTCCTGGTGACGAACCCGTCCCGGTACGACGTGGTGGTCACCGACAACCTATTCGGCGACATCCTCACCGACATCGCCGCCGCCGTGACCGGTGGCATCGGGCTCGCGGCCAGCGGCTGCATCAACCCCGAGGGGCGCTACCCGTCGATGTTCGAGCCGGTGCACGGCTCGGCGCCGGACATCGCCGGCCAGGGCGTCGCCGACCCGGTCGCCGCGGTGCTGTCCGCCGCGCTGCTGCTGGACCAGCTCGGCCACGCCGACGCCGCCGCCCGGGTCACCGCCGCGGTCGGCACCGAGCTGGCCGGGCGTACGCCGGGGACGCCGCTGCGCACCGAGGAGGTCGGCGACCGGCTCGCCGCGTACGCCGTAGCCTGA
- the serA gene encoding phosphoglycerate dehydrogenase yields the protein MNPVVLIAEELAPAAIEVLAHDFDVRHVDGTDRPALLSALSEADAVIVRSATQIDAEAIAAAPRLKVVARAGVGLDNVEVPAATARGVMVVNAPTSNIVSAAEQAVALLLAVARNTASASAALKAGEWKRSKYTGVEIQGKTVGVVGLGRIGVLFASRIAAFGTRLIAYDPYIQPARAAQLGVRLVGLEELLRESDFISIHLPKTPETVGLIGEKELAIVKPGVRIVNAARGGLVDEQALADAIAEGRVAGAGVDVYAKEPCTSSPLFAFDNVVATPHLGASTNEAQDKAGLAVAKSVKLALQGEFVPDAVNVQAGGVVAEDVRPLLPLAERLGRAFTALAGGVAASVTVEVRGEIAAHDVSVLKLAATKGLFSSVVEEQVTYVNAPHLAAERGVEVTLATPGETVDHPNLVTVRGALPDGRTVRVSGTVAHTGTRDVFKLTEVDGFDVEIGAEGILVFLRYADRPGVVGTVGTLLGEAGVNIAAMQVARREAGGETLMTLTVDQALGADLLTSAADSIGAVAASAADLRDV from the coding sequence ATGAATCCTGTCGTACTGATCGCCGAAGAACTCGCCCCCGCCGCCATCGAGGTGCTCGCGCACGACTTCGACGTGCGCCACGTGGACGGCACCGACCGCCCCGCTCTGCTCTCCGCCCTCTCCGAGGCCGACGCGGTGATCGTACGCAGCGCCACCCAGATCGACGCCGAGGCGATCGCCGCCGCGCCGCGGCTGAAGGTGGTCGCCCGGGCCGGCGTCGGCCTGGACAACGTCGAGGTGCCGGCCGCCACCGCCCGGGGCGTCATGGTCGTCAACGCGCCCACCTCGAACATCGTCTCCGCCGCCGAGCAGGCCGTCGCGCTGCTGCTCGCGGTCGCCCGCAACACCGCCAGCGCCAGCGCCGCGCTCAAGGCGGGGGAGTGGAAGCGGTCCAAGTACACCGGCGTCGAGATCCAGGGCAAGACCGTGGGCGTGGTCGGCCTCGGCCGCATCGGCGTGCTCTTCGCGTCTCGCATCGCCGCGTTCGGCACCCGGCTGATCGCGTACGACCCGTACATCCAGCCGGCCCGCGCGGCGCAGCTCGGCGTCCGCCTGGTCGGGCTGGAGGAGCTGCTGCGGGAGAGCGACTTCATCTCGATCCACCTGCCGAAGACGCCGGAGACGGTCGGCCTGATCGGCGAGAAGGAACTGGCGATCGTCAAGCCGGGCGTCCGGATCGTCAACGCCGCCCGCGGCGGCCTGGTCGACGAGCAGGCGCTCGCCGACGCGATCGCGGAGGGCCGGGTCGCCGGCGCCGGTGTCGACGTGTACGCCAAGGAGCCGTGCACCTCCTCGCCGCTGTTCGCCTTCGACAACGTGGTGGCCACCCCGCACCTGGGCGCCTCCACCAACGAGGCGCAGGACAAGGCCGGTCTCGCGGTGGCCAAGAGCGTCAAGCTCGCGCTCCAGGGCGAGTTCGTCCCGGACGCGGTGAACGTGCAGGCCGGCGGCGTGGTCGCCGAGGACGTCCGCCCGCTGCTGCCGCTGGCCGAGCGGCTGGGCCGGGCGTTTACCGCCCTGGCCGGCGGGGTGGCCGCCAGCGTCACCGTCGAGGTGCGCGGCGAGATCGCCGCCCACGACGTGTCGGTGCTCAAGCTCGCCGCGACCAAGGGGCTGTTCAGCTCCGTGGTGGAGGAGCAGGTCACCTACGTCAACGCGCCGCACCTGGCCGCCGAGCGGGGCGTCGAGGTCACGCTGGCCACGCCGGGCGAGACCGTCGACCACCCGAACCTGGTGACCGTGCGCGGGGCGCTGCCGGACGGGCGCACCGTCCGTGTCTCCGGCACCGTGGCGCACACCGGCACCCGCGACGTGTTCAAGCTGACCGAGGTGGACGGTTTCGACGTGGAGATCGGCGCGGAGGGCATCCTGGTCTTCCTGCGCTACGCGGACCGGCCCGGCGTGGTCGGCACCGTCGGCACGCTGCTCGGCGAGGCCGGCGTCAACATCGCGGCCATGCAGGTGGCCCGCCGCGAGGCCGGTGGCGAGACGCTGATGACGCTGACCGTCGACCAGGCGCTCGGCGCCGACCTGCTCACCTCCGCCGCCGACTCGATCGGCGCGGTCGCGGCCAGCGCGGCCGACCTGCGCGACGTGTAG
- a CDS encoding tyrosine-protein phosphatase, with protein MSDVDAAQSPFPALFNFRDVGGYAARDGRTVRRGRLYRSDSLHRIDETDRSAFTALGIRTVIDLRRPSEVERDGRVPDYDGLTYRHIHPEHADWGANRFDASGVSLARYLADRYADLARTGTAGLAEAVGLIADSANAPVVVHCVAGKDRTGIVCALTLAVLGVPDEDVVADYALSTAASRRFTEWVRATLPDAEEPPPPFLESPAEAMELFLAELRTGYGSVEGYLTHAGVTEAQVESLRTHLLD; from the coding sequence GTGTCGGATGTGGACGCCGCGCAGAGCCCCTTCCCCGCCCTGTTCAACTTCCGCGACGTCGGCGGATACGCCGCTCGGGACGGGCGCACGGTCCGCCGCGGCCGGCTCTACCGCTCCGACTCGCTGCACCGCATCGACGAGACCGACCGGAGCGCGTTCACCGCGCTCGGCATCCGTACCGTCATCGACCTGCGCCGGCCGTCCGAGGTGGAACGTGACGGGCGGGTGCCCGACTACGACGGGCTGACCTACCGGCACATCCACCCCGAGCACGCCGACTGGGGTGCGAACCGGTTCGACGCCTCCGGCGTCAGCCTGGCCCGCTACCTGGCCGACCGGTACGCCGACCTGGCGCGTACCGGAACCGCCGGGCTCGCCGAGGCGGTCGGGCTGATCGCGGACAGCGCCAACGCCCCGGTGGTGGTGCACTGCGTCGCCGGCAAGGACCGCACCGGCATCGTCTGCGCGCTCACGCTGGCAGTGCTCGGGGTGCCCGACGAGGACGTGGTAGCCGACTACGCGCTCAGCACCGCCGCGTCGCGGCGCTTCACCGAGTGGGTCCGGGCCACGCTGCCGGACGCGGAGGAACCGCCGCCGCCGTTCCTGGAATCGCCGGCCGAGGCGATGGAGCTGTTCCTCGCCGAACTGCGCACCGGCTACGGGTCCGTCGAGGGCTACCTGACCCACGCCGGCGTCACCGAGGCGCAGGTGGAGTCCCTCCGCACCCACCTCCTGGACTGA
- a CDS encoding peroxiredoxin — MLTVGDHFPEYELTACVSLDADKAFETINHKSHEGQWRVVFFWPKDFTFVCPTEIAEFGRLNGEFADRDAQVLGVSVDNEFVHYAWRKDHPDLRVLPFPMLSDIKRELTSACGVLGADGVAQRATFIVDPNNEIQFVMVTAGSVGRNVSEVLRVLDALQTDELCPCNWNSGGATLDAKALLAGAGA, encoded by the coding sequence GTGCTCACTGTCGGTGACCACTTCCCCGAGTACGAACTCACCGCCTGCGTGTCGCTCGACGCCGACAAGGCGTTCGAGACGATCAACCACAAGTCCCACGAGGGCCAGTGGCGCGTCGTGTTCTTCTGGCCGAAGGACTTCACCTTCGTCTGCCCCACCGAGATCGCCGAGTTCGGTCGCCTCAACGGCGAGTTCGCCGACCGCGACGCCCAGGTGCTCGGCGTCTCCGTCGACAACGAGTTCGTCCACTACGCCTGGCGCAAGGACCACCCGGACCTGCGCGTGCTGCCCTTCCCGATGCTCAGCGACATCAAGCGTGAGCTGACCTCCGCCTGCGGTGTGCTCGGCGCCGACGGTGTCGCGCAGCGGGCCACCTTCATCGTGGACCCGAACAACGAGATCCAGTTCGTCATGGTGACCGCCGGTTCGGTCGGCCGCAACGTCTCCGAGGTGCTGCGGGTGCTCGACGCCCTTCAGACCGACGAGCTGTGCCCATGCAACTGGAACTCCGGCGGCGCGACGCTCGACGCCAAGGCGCTCCTCGCCGGCGCCGGGGCCTGA
- a CDS encoding carboxymuconolactone decarboxylase family protein, translating into MGLDAIKAGLPEYAKDIRLNLGSTITTSTLKPEQAWGTALACAVAARNPVVLREIAAEAAGHLTPEAVEAAKGAAAVMAMNNVYYRAKHLIGDEQYASLPARLRMQIIARPGVEKTDFELWCLAVSAITGCGVCLESHEKTLRAAGFSREQVHEGLRIAAVVHAAAVTLDAEAALA; encoded by the coding sequence ATGGGCCTGGACGCGATCAAGGCGGGCCTGCCCGAGTACGCCAAGGACATCCGGCTCAACCTCGGCTCCACCATCACCACCTCGACGCTGAAGCCGGAGCAGGCGTGGGGCACCGCCCTGGCCTGCGCGGTGGCGGCCCGCAACCCGGTGGTGCTGCGGGAGATCGCCGCCGAGGCGGCCGGTCACCTCACGCCCGAGGCGGTCGAGGCGGCCAAGGGCGCGGCGGCGGTCATGGCGATGAACAACGTCTACTACCGGGCCAAGCACCTGATCGGCGACGAGCAGTACGCGTCGCTGCCGGCCCGGCTGCGAATGCAGATCATCGCCCGCCCCGGTGTGGAGAAGACCGACTTCGAGCTGTGGTGCCTCGCCGTCTCGGCGATCACCGGCTGCGGCGTCTGCCTGGAGTCGCACGAGAAGACGCTGCGCGCGGCCGGGTTCAGCCGTGAGCAGGTGCACGAGGGGCTGCGGATCGCCGCCGTCGTACACGCCGCCGCGGTGACCCTGGACGCGGAGGCCGCACTGGCCTGA